Proteins from a single region of Pseudomonas sp. BSw22131:
- a CDS encoding copper resistance protein B, which translates to MSNFFCGTRMHSAVFTVALTAGVILPVAAEPGQGTEDGQMQTMDHGQMPGMDHSNMQGMDHSQMQGMQPPKQQTQSRTPIPALTDADRAAVYKAPGGHEVHDTALNSFFIFEKLEWQDADDGGALNWEAQGWIGGDVDRLWLRSEGERTNGKTEEAEVQALWGHSISPWWDLVGGVRQDFKPGDTQTWAAFGIQGLALYNFEAQATAYLGEGGQTAARLEGDYDILLTNKLILQPTAEFNFYGKNDPQRGVGSGLSESEVGLRLRYEIRPEFAPYVGVTWNRAYGKTADYARDEGEDINEARLVLGVRVWF; encoded by the coding sequence ATGAGCAATTTCTTTTGCGGGACTCGGATGCACTCAGCTGTATTTACGGTTGCTCTAACCGCTGGTGTTATCTTGCCTGTAGCCGCCGAACCGGGCCAGGGCACGGAAGACGGGCAGATGCAGACAATGGATCATGGCCAGATGCCGGGCATGGATCACAGTAACATGCAGGGTATGGATCATAGCCAGATGCAGGGTATGCAGCCTCCCAAGCAGCAGACCCAGAGCCGGACACCGATACCGGCTCTAACCGACGCGGATAGAGCCGCAGTCTATAAGGCTCCTGGTGGTCACGAAGTCCACGACACTGCCCTCAACTCATTTTTTATATTTGAGAAGCTGGAATGGCAGGATGCTGACGATGGGGGCGCGCTGAACTGGGAAGCCCAAGGTTGGATAGGTGGAGATGTTGATCGTCTATGGCTGCGCTCCGAAGGCGAGCGCACCAACGGAAAGACCGAAGAAGCTGAGGTTCAAGCTCTTTGGGGACACTCCATCAGCCCTTGGTGGGATCTGGTCGGCGGGGTTCGTCAAGACTTCAAACCAGGCGACACTCAAACGTGGGCGGCTTTCGGTATCCAGGGCTTGGCGCTCTACAATTTCGAAGCCCAGGCCACTGCTTATCTGGGTGAAGGTGGCCAGACCGCAGCTCGGCTGGAAGGGGATTACGACATCCTCCTGACCAATAAGCTCATTTTGCAACCGACGGCGGAATTCAATTTCTATGGCAAAAACGATCCCCAGCGGGGCGTTGGTTCAGGGCTGTCCGAGAGTGAGGTCGGTTTGCGTCTTCGGTACGAAATTCGCCCAGAATTCGCACCTTACGTAGGTGTAACCTGGAATCGGGCTTATGGAAAGACCGCTGATTACGCCCGCGACGAAGGCGAAGACATTAACGAAGCACGCCTGGTGCTTGGCGTCCGAGTGTGGTTCTAA
- a CDS encoding winged helix-turn-helix transcriptional regulator has protein sequence MTDHETLGQAEAICQTLREDDDGVRREVLAHAGSRWSLGILHALGVYGKMRHAEIRRQMAGVTQRMLTKTLRALERDGLVIRQEFDEVSPRVEYELTPLGMGLLIRMSPIWTWVVENVEDFRKARRVFDSQDGKKPSWQIPASVPVDPEAPA, from the coding sequence ATGACCGATCATGAAACGCTTGGCCAGGCAGAAGCTATCTGCCAAACGCTTAGAGAAGATGATGACGGGGTCAGGCGGGAAGTCCTCGCCCACGCAGGTAGCCGCTGGTCATTGGGTATCCTGCACGCCTTAGGTGTGTACGGAAAAATGCGCCACGCCGAGATAAGAAGGCAGATGGCTGGTGTGACTCAGCGAATGTTGACCAAGACGCTACGCGCCCTGGAGCGGGATGGTCTAGTGATTCGGCAGGAGTTCGATGAAGTTTCGCCCCGTGTTGAGTACGAGCTGACGCCGCTGGGCATGGGACTGTTGATACGTATGTCCCCTATCTGGACTTGGGTAGTCGAAAATGTCGAGGACTTCCGAAAGGCGCGTCGGGTTTTCGACAGCCAGGATGGCAAAAAACCTTCGTGGCAAATCCCCGCTTCGGTTCCAGTAGATCCAGAAGCGCCTGCGTAA
- a CDS encoding copper resistance system multicopper oxidase — translation MHSKTSRRIFVKGLTAGGILGGLGLWHTPVWAATTSGGTNVLSGTEFDLFIGETPVNITGNPRTAITINGGIPGPLLRWREGDTVTLRVKNRLKDMTSIHWHGIILPANMDGVPGLSFHGIEPNGTYVYQFKVKQNGTYWYHSHSGFQEQVGVYGPLVIEAKEPEPFEYDRDHVVMLTDWTDEDPAALMKTLKKQADYYNNHKRTVGDFIKDVADKGWSATVADRKMWAEMKMNPTDIADVSGATYTYLMNGHAPDSNWTGTFKPGEKLRLRFINGSAMSYFDVRIPGLKMTVVAADGLYVKPVVVDEFRIATAETFDVIVEPTQDAYTLFAQSMDRTGYARGTLAVRPGLVAPVPKLDPRPLVTMADMGMAGMDHGSMSGMGDMAGMDHSKMAGAGDSSMQGMSGMDGGDMKGMNHGATQDMSGMDSMAGMDHSKSSMGGMGEMQQHPASESNNPLVDMQAMSTSPKLDDPGMGLRENGRKVLTYSDLKSTFEDPDGREPSRTIELHLTGHMEKFSWSFNGVKFSDAEPLKLKYGERVRIVLVNDTMMTHPIHLHGMWSDLEDENGQFLVRKHTIDMPPGSKRSYRVTADALGRWAYHCHLLYHMEMGMFREVRVEE, via the coding sequence ATGCACTCCAAAACTTCTCGGCGCATCTTCGTGAAAGGTCTTACCGCAGGCGGAATTCTCGGTGGTTTAGGCCTCTGGCACACCCCTGTATGGGCAGCGACTACTTCGGGCGGGACTAATGTCTTATCTGGGACAGAGTTCGACCTTTTTATTGGAGAAACACCGGTAAATATCACCGGAAATCCCCGCACGGCCATAACGATCAATGGTGGAATTCCTGGGCCTCTGCTGCGCTGGCGTGAAGGAGATACCGTGACCTTGCGGGTCAAGAACCGCCTTAAGGACATGACTTCCATTCATTGGCACGGGATTATTCTTCCAGCAAATATGGACGGTGTGCCGGGCCTCAGTTTCCATGGGATTGAGCCTAATGGCACCTACGTTTACCAGTTCAAGGTCAAGCAGAACGGAACGTACTGGTATCACAGTCACTCCGGCTTCCAGGAACAGGTAGGCGTGTACGGCCCGTTAGTCATCGAGGCAAAAGAGCCCGAACCTTTTGAGTATGACCGTGACCACGTGGTGATGCTCACTGACTGGACGGATGAAGATCCCGCTGCACTGATGAAAACGCTTAAGAAACAGGCGGACTACTACAACAACCATAAGCGAACAGTCGGTGACTTCATTAAGGACGTAGCGGACAAAGGTTGGTCAGCTACCGTCGCTGATCGCAAGATGTGGGCAGAGATGAAGATGAACCCTACTGACATTGCAGACGTCAGTGGCGCGACATACACCTACCTAATGAACGGCCACGCCCCGGACTCCAACTGGACAGGCACTTTTAAACCTGGTGAAAAGCTTAGGTTGAGGTTCATCAATGGTTCGGCCATGTCCTACTTTGATGTCCGTATTCCGGGCTTGAAGATGACCGTTGTAGCCGCCGATGGCCTGTATGTGAAGCCTGTGGTTGTGGATGAGTTCAGGATCGCCACAGCTGAGACCTTCGACGTGATCGTCGAACCGACTCAGGACGCCTACACGCTGTTTGCGCAGTCGATGGATCGGACAGGGTACGCCAGAGGCACCTTGGCCGTCCGGCCTGGTCTGGTTGCCCCAGTACCTAAACTTGACCCTCGTCCTCTCGTCACCATGGCCGACATGGGCATGGCCGGGATGGATCACGGCTCAATGTCTGGTATGGGCGATATGGCTGGAATGGATCACAGCAAGATGGCCGGTGCTGGTGACAGCTCTATGCAGGGTATGTCCGGGATGGACGGCGGCGACATGAAAGGCATGAATCATGGCGCTACCCAAGACATGTCCGGTATGGACAGCATGGCTGGAATGGATCACAGCAAATCGTCTATGGGGGGCATGGGAGAAATGCAGCAGCACCCGGCCTCAGAGTCCAACAACCCTCTCGTCGATATGCAGGCCATGTCGACGTCGCCAAAGCTTGATGATCCCGGTATGGGCCTTCGCGAAAATGGCCGAAAGGTACTGACGTACTCTGATCTAAAAAGCACGTTTGAAGATCCAGATGGCCGTGAGCCAAGTCGTACCATCGAATTGCACTTAACCGGTCATATGGAGAAGTTTTCCTGGTCTTTCAACGGCGTGAAGTTTTCGGACGCCGAGCCTCTAAAACTGAAATATGGCGAGCGAGTCCGCATCGTTCTCGTCAACGACACGATGATGACGCATCCCATTCACTTGCATGGTATGTGGAGCGACCTAGAGGATGAAAACGGGCAATTCCTTGTCCGAAAACACACCATCGATATGCCGCCAGGATCAAAGCGCAGCTACCGAGTAACCGCCGATGCGCTGGGACGCTGGGCCTACCACTGCCATCTCCTGTACCACATGGAAATGGGCATGTTCCGCGAAGTGCGTGTTGAGGAATAA
- a CDS encoding zinc-dependent alcohol dehydrogenase family protein yields the protein MKAFQIGNQQGLGSLTATTRPEPVAGPGEAIVAPRLISLISRDVQILRGVYGAKQATDRIPMSEGVGEVIAVGEGVSEVKPGDRVICGHFPSWLDGEFRTSVFAHDVGVTHDGWLAEKVVLPAKALICVPDALADKEVAALASADLTAWNALFEVCKVKPGDLVLCLGTGGVALAALKLAKLHGARVAITSSSDNKLEIARELGADITINYNQYPDWAAQVMALTDNAGADVIIETGGQDTLGQSIAASAVNGRIAVIGVTPGQHSPIPDYLSLIIKNVTIRGIANGNRKMFIDLVRAIDANRIETVIAKTFKFDDAPDAFAYFAAANHVGKVLIEFD from the coding sequence ATGAAGGCTTTTCAGATTGGCAACCAGCAAGGCTTGGGTTCGCTGACCGCAACCACACGGCCAGAGCCTGTGGCGGGGCCAGGAGAGGCAATCGTTGCTCCTCGCTTAATTAGTCTCATAAGTCGGGATGTACAAATCCTCCGTGGGGTCTACGGTGCCAAGCAGGCAACTGATCGTATTCCTATGTCAGAAGGCGTGGGAGAGGTTATTGCGGTAGGCGAGGGTGTTAGTGAAGTCAAACCAGGCGATCGGGTCATCTGCGGCCACTTCCCAAGTTGGTTGGATGGTGAGTTTCGTACCAGCGTTTTTGCCCACGACGTCGGTGTAACTCATGACGGCTGGCTTGCCGAAAAGGTTGTATTGCCCGCCAAAGCACTGATCTGCGTGCCTGACGCCTTGGCCGACAAAGAGGTTGCAGCACTGGCATCCGCTGACCTTACAGCCTGGAATGCTCTATTCGAGGTGTGCAAGGTCAAACCTGGTGATCTTGTCCTTTGCCTGGGTACTGGCGGGGTTGCTTTGGCTGCGTTGAAGTTAGCCAAGCTTCATGGCGCGAGAGTGGCCATTACTTCGTCGTCTGATAATAAGCTGGAAATCGCACGTGAGCTTGGCGCGGACATCACAATTAACTACAACCAATATCCTGACTGGGCAGCGCAAGTCATGGCGCTGACTGATAATGCTGGCGCCGACGTCATCATTGAAACGGGTGGTCAGGACACGTTGGGGCAGTCCATTGCAGCCAGCGCTGTGAATGGTCGTATTGCAGTGATCGGTGTGACACCGGGGCAGCATTCTCCGATTCCTGACTACCTATCGCTTATCATCAAAAACGTAACAATTCGGGGTATAGCCAACGGCAATCGTAAGATGTTCATCGACCTCGTCCGCGCAATAGATGCGAACCGGATCGAGACTGTGATCGCTAAGACGTTCAAGTTTGATGATGCGCCTGATGCCTTTGCCTACTTCGCTGCTGCCAACCATGTTGGGAAGGTATTGATCGAGTTCGATTGA
- the copC gene encoding copper homeostasis periplasmic binding protein CopC, whose translation MSVFKSCVVAVALSSSLLLSAVAQAHPKLLSSTPAEGESGPAPAKIELHFSENLVTQFSGAKLVMTEMPGMAHAPMPMKASVAGSNDPKTMILTPAAPLTAGTYKVEWRAVSSDTHPITGSVTFKVK comes from the coding sequence ATGTCTGTATTTAAATCCTGTGTTGTGGCCGTCGCTCTTTCTTCCAGCCTTCTGCTCAGCGCAGTTGCCCAGGCTCACCCTAAGCTGCTGTCTTCGACTCCGGCTGAAGGCGAGAGCGGCCCAGCTCCTGCGAAGATAGAACTGCATTTTTCCGAAAACCTGGTTACCCAGTTTTCCGGGGCCAAGTTGGTCATGACGGAAATGCCTGGCATGGCACACGCCCCTATGCCCATGAAGGCCAGCGTCGCAGGGAGTAACGATCCAAAAACAATGATCCTAACTCCAGCTGCCCCCCTCACCGCTGGCACCTACAAAGTCGAATGGCGAGCGGTTTCCTCCGACACCCATCCGATTACAGGCAGCGTTACTTTCAAAGTGAAATAA
- a CDS encoding co-regulatory protein PtrA N-terminal domain-containing protein, which produces MKAINVVVIALSLAMSSLAFAEGGADRTYERMEKARLAALENRKSASEAQEDVAQEKPTAEKQKHHC; this is translated from the coding sequence ATGAAAGCTATCAACGTTGTGGTTATTGCACTCAGTTTGGCTATGTCGTCACTGGCCTTTGCCGAAGGCGGCGCTGATCGCACCTATGAGCGCATGGAAAAAGCTCGTTTGGCTGCGTTGGAGAACCGCAAATCAGCCTCTGAAGCGCAAGAAGATGTCGCACAGGAAAAGCCCACGGCTGAAAAGCAGAAGCATCACTGCTAA
- the copD gene encoding copper homeostasis membrane protein CopD yields the protein MGDALNVALRLALYLDLMLLFGLASFGLYSFRGKERVSGVVLHFGWLLSGTAALGMLLSIAAFVVMTSNMSGASDWAELRPHLEMMLYETEIGFSWVTRMIWLAVVIGVASQSKRWPTESLWVATLAGSIAVATLAWTGHGAMDEGDKRFWHFTADILHLLAAGGWIGALAAFGLMLRVKESDPELLVRVLSRALSGFEKAGALIVGTVIVTGVANYLFIVGPTVANVLSGAYGVLLLVKIVLFAGMIGLATLNRFYLSPALERSEQTGDYSLAVTALRKSVALESTFAVVIVCLVAWLGTLSPSIEMAQG from the coding sequence ATGGGCGACGCATTGAATGTGGCGCTGCGCCTCGCGCTTTATCTGGATCTGATGCTCCTGTTTGGCCTCGCGTCCTTTGGACTGTACAGCTTTCGGGGGAAAGAGCGCGTGTCCGGGGTAGTGCTGCATTTTGGATGGCTACTTTCTGGCACCGCTGCTTTAGGCATGCTTTTGTCCATAGCAGCTTTCGTGGTTATGACAAGCAATATGAGCGGCGCGTCCGACTGGGCCGAGCTGCGGCCTCACCTCGAAATGATGCTGTACGAGACAGAGATTGGCTTTAGCTGGGTGACGCGCATGATCTGGCTGGCCGTTGTCATTGGTGTGGCAAGCCAGAGCAAGCGATGGCCAACAGAGAGTCTATGGGTTGCTACCTTGGCAGGCAGCATCGCCGTGGCGACGCTCGCGTGGACAGGTCATGGGGCCATGGATGAGGGTGATAAGCGGTTCTGGCACTTTACGGCTGATATCCTGCATCTACTGGCCGCTGGCGGGTGGATTGGAGCCCTTGCTGCGTTCGGTTTGATGTTGAGGGTAAAAGAATCTGATCCAGAGCTACTCGTCCGAGTGCTGTCACGAGCGCTCAGCGGATTCGAAAAAGCAGGCGCACTGATCGTTGGCACGGTCATAGTTACTGGCGTCGCGAATTATCTCTTCATCGTTGGGCCGACAGTGGCCAATGTCTTATCAGGCGCCTATGGCGTTCTTCTACTCGTGAAAATCGTGTTGTTCGCTGGCATGATCGGACTTGCTACCCTTAATCGTTTCTACCTCAGTCCTGCCCTTGAGCGATCTGAACAGACGGGTGATTATTCGCTAGCGGTGACTGCTTTGAGAAAAAGTGTGGCGCTCGAATCGACCTTTGCTGTTGTCATTGTGTGCTTGGTGGCGTGGCTTGGAACGTTGAGTCCCTCAATCGAGATGGCTCAAGGATGA
- a CDS encoding DUF411 domain-containing protein, whose translation MFKRKLSLAVALLICGAAQAAAPLTIDVHRDANCGCCKEWVKHLESSGFKVVDHVESNMSAIKQNLGVPQELASCHTAVIDGKFVEGHVPAEEIKKLSGRADLVGIAVPGMPAGSPGMEYGQNHQPYKVLGVAKEGAQEVVAEYPISR comes from the coding sequence ATGTTCAAACGAAAATTATCGCTGGCTGTGGCGTTGCTGATTTGTGGTGCAGCTCAGGCAGCAGCGCCGCTCACTATTGATGTACACCGCGACGCGAACTGCGGGTGTTGCAAAGAGTGGGTCAAACACCTTGAGTCGAGTGGATTCAAAGTGGTCGACCATGTAGAAAGCAATATGAGCGCTATCAAGCAGAACCTGGGTGTTCCACAGGAACTCGCCTCATGCCATACCGCTGTCATTGACGGGAAATTCGTGGAAGGCCATGTCCCAGCCGAAGAAATCAAGAAACTGAGCGGTCGCGCCGATCTCGTAGGGATCGCAGTACCGGGCATGCCAGCAGGATCCCCAGGCATGGAATACGGGCAGAACCATCAGCCGTATAAAGTCTTGGGGGTCGCCAAGGAAGGTGCCCAGGAAGTAGTCGCAGAATACCCGATCAGCCGATAG